A stretch of the Papaver somniferum cultivar HN1 chromosome 6, ASM357369v1, whole genome shotgun sequence genome encodes the following:
- the LOC113290018 gene encoding bet1-like SNARE 1-1 isoform X2, whose product MSSTIMKRNNRSALFDGIEEGGIRAAPSYSHEINEQENDRAMDGLQDRVLLLKRLTGDIHEEVESHNRVLDRMGNEMDSSRGILSGTMDRFKMVFETKSSRRMFTLVASFVIIFLIVYYLTKR is encoded by the exons ATGTCGTCAACAATCATGAAAAG GAACAATAGATCAGCTCTTTTTGACGGAATAGAAGAAGGAGGAATCAGGGCTGCTCCATCATACTCCCATGAAATTAATGAGCAGGAAAATGATAGAGCTATGGATGGACTGCAAGATAGAGTCCTTTTGTTGAAGAGA TTGACAGGTGATATACACGAGGAGGTTGAGAGTCATAATCGTGTTCTTGACCGAATG GGAAATGAAATGGATTCATCAAGGGGAATTCTGTCAGGAACTATGGACCGGTTTAAGATG GTTTTTGAAACCAAGTCAAGCCGAAGAATGTTTACACTCGTGGCATCATTCGTGATTATCTTTCTTATCGTATACTATCTGACCAAGCGGTGA
- the LOC113290018 gene encoding bet1-like SNARE 1-1 isoform X1, which translates to MSSTIMKRDYRNNRSALFDGIEEGGIRAAPSYSHEINEQENDRAMDGLQDRVLLLKRLTGDIHEEVESHNRVLDRMGNEMDSSRGILSGTMDRFKMVFETKSSRRMFTLVASFVIIFLIVYYLTKR; encoded by the exons ATGTCGTCAACAATCATGAAAAG GGACTATAGGAACAATAGATCAGCTCTTTTTGACGGAATAGAAGAAGGAGGAATCAGGGCTGCTCCATCATACTCCCATGAAATTAATGAGCAGGAAAATGATAGAGCTATGGATGGACTGCAAGATAGAGTCCTTTTGTTGAAGAGA TTGACAGGTGATATACACGAGGAGGTTGAGAGTCATAATCGTGTTCTTGACCGAATG GGAAATGAAATGGATTCATCAAGGGGAATTCTGTCAGGAACTATGGACCGGTTTAAGATG GTTTTTGAAACCAAGTCAAGCCGAAGAATGTTTACACTCGTGGCATCATTCGTGATTATCTTTCTTATCGTATACTATCTGACCAAGCGGTGA